Proteins from one Pyrobaculum neutrophilum V24Sta genomic window:
- a CDS encoding HIT family protein, with protein MDCIFCRIVRGEAPAWKVYEDEDFVVILDKYPASYGHLLVVSREHYVNILDAPLEKAARGFEIATRLAKAWARLGAPAVNVVTNAGREAGQMVFHMHIHVIPRWGGNLAWHGREEIKEKEAREVVEKLTSILPEYFKKP; from the coding sequence ATGGACTGCATATTCTGCAGGATCGTAAGAGGCGAGGCCCCTGCGTGGAAGGTGTACGAGGATGAGGATTTCGTCGTTATACTTGATAAGTACCCGGCGTCCTATGGCCATCTGTTGGTGGTCTCCAGAGAACACTACGTCAATATACTCGACGCTCCTCTGGAAAAAGCGGCCCGAGGCTTCGAAATAGCCACGAGGCTTGCTAAGGCTTGGGCTAGGCTGGGGGCCCCCGCGGTGAATGTGGTCACAAACGCCGGCAGAGAGGCCGGGCAGATGGTCTTCCATATGCATATCCACGTCATACCGAGGTGGGGAGGAAACTTGGCGTGGCATGGGAGGGAGGAGATAAAGGAGAAGGAGGCTAGGGAGGTCGTGGAGAAGCTTACCTCCATATTACCCGAGTATTTCAAGAAACCCTAA
- a CDS encoding sigma factor-like helix-turn-helix DNA-binding protein: MTVRLTETERKVADLYSKGLRPREIAERLGISINTVYKALSKARRALELAEEPVDGQRYYAFSASVYMYNVFSQAQPISVSSSRAVLIHEVQDAVLKKLDEILAILKSSRPEPRAAKAPPAREADLGNDGNGHLPEPLRKNIWISLLRSKAV; the protein is encoded by the coding sequence ATGACGGTGAGGTTGACGGAGACGGAGAGGAAGGTCGCGGATCTCTACTCCAAGGGGCTTAGGCCGAGGGAGATAGCGGAGAGGCTCGGGATATCTATAAACACAGTGTACAAAGCTCTGTCAAAGGCCCGGAGGGCGTTGGAGCTCGCCGAGGAGCCCGTGGACGGACAACGCTACTACGCCTTCAGCGCCTCGGTGTACATGTATAACGTGTTCAGCCAGGCGCAGCCTATATCGGTTTCCTCAAGCAGAGCCGTATTGATACACGAGGTTCAAGACGCCGTCTTGAAAAAGCTGGATGAGATACTTGCCATACTTAAGTCAAGCAGGCCGGAGCCGCGCGCGGCCAAGGCCCCACCTGCGAGGGAGGCGGATCTCGGCAACGACGGCAACGGCCACCTCCCAGAGCCGCTGAGGAAAAACATCTGGATCTCCCTCCTGAGGAGCAAAGCCGTATAG
- a CDS encoding redox-regulated ATPase YchF, which produces MVTQARVQIGVVGKPNAGKSTFFAAATLKDVKISPTPFTTIDPNIGIGYVRIDGCPCSEIKCSPRTYAVVDGVCFAPVELIDVAGLVPGAWQGRGLGNQFLDHLRRAPVLIHVVDASGSTDEEGRLVKPGSHDPVSDVYFLEREVDMWMASILRKDWDRVVRQVEFSKRDTAEVLLEKLAGLGIGRAQIERALQEADLSKKPPSRWGEEGLLKFVGLARAYSKPIVIAANKIDIPEGEEGYRRLKEAFPDRIVVPTSAEAELALRRAAARGLIRYKPGDRSFEVVGQLTPQQKAVLDKIATLLEKWGSTGVTKAINTAVFDALKYVAVYPVEDEKKLSDKSGNVLPDLLLVPHTYTARDVAYAIHTELGERFVSAVDARSGRRLAADEPVSNGLIIKILAR; this is translated from the coding sequence GTGGTTACTCAAGCAAGGGTGCAGATCGGCGTTGTGGGCAAGCCCAACGCGGGCAAATCCACCTTTTTCGCCGCCGCCACGCTTAAAGACGTCAAAATCTCGCCGACCCCCTTCACCACGATAGACCCCAACATAGGGATAGGCTATGTGAGGATAGACGGGTGCCCCTGCTCGGAGATCAAGTGCAGTCCGCGGACCTACGCCGTGGTAGACGGCGTGTGTTTCGCGCCGGTGGAGCTGATCGACGTGGCGGGGCTTGTCCCAGGCGCGTGGCAGGGGAGGGGGCTTGGCAACCAATTCCTCGACCACCTCAGGAGGGCCCCCGTCCTAATACACGTCGTAGACGCCTCGGGGTCCACGGACGAAGAGGGGCGGTTGGTCAAGCCGGGGTCGCACGACCCAGTCTCCGACGTCTACTTCCTGGAGAGGGAGGTCGATATGTGGATGGCGTCAATACTCCGCAAGGACTGGGACAGGGTCGTCCGCCAGGTGGAGTTCAGCAAGAGGGATACCGCAGAGGTGTTGCTCGAGAAGCTGGCGGGGCTGGGGATCGGGAGGGCGCAGATAGAGAGGGCTCTACAGGAGGCCGACCTTTCCAAGAAGCCGCCAAGTAGGTGGGGCGAAGAGGGGCTTCTGAAGTTCGTCGGCTTGGCTAGGGCGTATAGCAAGCCCATCGTGATCGCGGCGAACAAAATCGACATCCCGGAGGGGGAGGAGGGCTACAGGAGGCTGAAGGAGGCGTTTCCCGACAGAATCGTGGTGCCGACCTCCGCCGAGGCCGAGCTGGCCCTTAGGCGCGCCGCTGCGAGGGGGCTCATTAGGTACAAGCCGGGCGACAGAAGCTTCGAGGTGGTTGGCCAGCTGACGCCTCAGCAGAAAGCCGTATTAGACAAGATAGCTACATTGCTGGAGAAGTGGGGTAGCACAGGGGTGACTAAGGCCATAAACACGGCGGTGTTTGACGCCCTTAAATACGTAGCAGTTTACCCCGTGGAGGACGAGAAGAAGCTGAGCGACAAAAGCGGCAACGTCCTACCCGACCTACTGCTTGTGCCCCATACGTACACCGCCAGGGATGTGGCCTACGCGATACATACAGAGCTGGGAGAGAGATTCGTATCCGCCGTAGACGCTAGAAGCGGCAGGAGACTTGCGGCCGATGAGCCCGTCTCCAACGGACTCATCATCAAGATACTCGCGAGGTAG
- a CDS encoding CBS domain-containing protein — protein MLKREEVEKVVGPRAPQSVKDVVEHPPFRVTTSTALETLASYLRKFPIDVVPVFKSVFSEEVAGVVYPHTALLIKSKKLDAKVGDFLNPPVVVKESWRIENVAEILIAESKWGALVVDEEGKYAGVVTLRGLLSALLLREPKARSVAAVYTSVDESKSRAGFVKAIERVSKIFKKLVGGEVDGYIVLNREGGAAGVLTVWDFLKSRRWFKGAGEPRPLFGTRVARGESKHVGAARVWRIMFRGVAVATPETPIEEVARYMASTGQYVVPVVDKDQRVVGAVTAWDVLHAYIYGPKEGREDVEVKRAVEVAVEKPALEAAIRVRPSKHVTGLRAKDVMLTDIPSVNIRDSLSRIRRVFLKSRSGIVAVVDDEGKIVGFITRRDFVTYIAEKSLGYWRRQKGKMLVLKEQVMPGETAKVLVEEGTAGDVMKTDFPTASPDTTVEEVAYKMLAAGREYVVVVGGDNAPVGVVTKDELVKAYKERGRRAKVGELMTPPEVATVNLFNSLSSTIRKINAYELDGVVVTEGNEVKGIVTVDDLSLRPIEESLRGERLIFFTKAGVLKKVTSGLSRIRYAKAGTLTASDVMKLVELKTGPEAEVVEVVDKLLEHGIVPVFDDQGRLVGVLNKMDVVKELARVYITYAAPEKIPEVEEAKQLAR, from the coding sequence GTGTTAAAGAGGGAAGAGGTTGAGAAGGTGGTGGGGCCTAGGGCCCCCCAAAGCGTTAAAGACGTCGTTGAGCATCCCCCGTTTAGAGTTACCACGAGCACTGCCCTTGAAACCCTGGCCTCGTACCTAAGGAAGTTCCCAATAGATGTCGTGCCTGTGTTTAAGTCGGTCTTCTCGGAGGAGGTGGCGGGCGTGGTTTATCCACACACCGCCCTGTTGATAAAGAGCAAGAAGCTGGACGCCAAAGTCGGCGACTTCCTCAACCCCCCCGTGGTGGTGAAGGAGAGCTGGAGGATCGAAAACGTGGCCGAGATCTTAATCGCGGAGTCAAAGTGGGGAGCGCTGGTGGTAGACGAGGAGGGCAAATACGCGGGGGTTGTAACCCTCAGGGGTCTACTCTCGGCGCTTCTCCTGAGGGAGCCCAAGGCTAGGTCGGTCGCTGCGGTCTACACCTCCGTAGACGAGAGTAAGAGTAGGGCGGGGTTCGTAAAAGCTATCGAGAGGGTGTCCAAGATCTTCAAAAAGCTCGTCGGCGGCGAGGTAGACGGCTACATAGTGCTAAACAGAGAGGGAGGCGCGGCGGGTGTACTGACTGTTTGGGACTTCCTGAAGTCGCGGAGGTGGTTCAAGGGCGCCGGGGAGCCAAGGCCGCTGTTTGGTACCCGCGTGGCTAGGGGCGAGAGCAAGCACGTGGGCGCCGCTAGGGTGTGGAGGATCATGTTTAGAGGGGTGGCTGTGGCCACCCCGGAGACGCCTATAGAGGAGGTGGCTAGATACATGGCCTCCACGGGACAGTACGTGGTGCCCGTCGTGGACAAAGACCAGAGAGTGGTGGGGGCTGTGACCGCGTGGGATGTCTTACATGCATACATATACGGCCCCAAGGAGGGGAGAGAGGACGTGGAGGTCAAGAGGGCAGTTGAAGTCGCTGTGGAGAAGCCGGCGCTGGAGGCCGCCATAAGAGTAAGGCCCTCTAAACATGTAACAGGCCTAAGGGCGAAAGACGTCATGTTAACCGACATACCCTCCGTAAACATCAGAGATTCGCTTTCGAGGATACGCCGGGTGTTCCTCAAAAGCCGTAGCGGTATAGTTGCCGTGGTCGACGACGAGGGGAAGATCGTGGGCTTTATAACCAGACGCGACTTTGTAACATATATAGCGGAGAAGTCGCTGGGCTACTGGCGTAGACAGAAGGGCAAGATGCTGGTGCTAAAGGAACAGGTGATGCCCGGCGAGACGGCTAAGGTGCTAGTGGAGGAGGGAACCGCCGGAGACGTCATGAAAACAGACTTCCCCACGGCCTCCCCGGACACGACTGTGGAAGAGGTGGCGTACAAGATGCTTGCGGCCGGCAGAGAATACGTCGTGGTGGTCGGAGGCGACAACGCGCCGGTTGGCGTAGTGACAAAAGACGAGCTTGTGAAAGCCTACAAGGAGCGCGGCAGAAGGGCAAAGGTGGGCGAGCTGATGACGCCTCCCGAGGTCGCCACAGTAAACCTCTTCAACAGCCTATCCTCCACCATTAGAAAGATAAACGCCTACGAGCTAGACGGCGTTGTAGTGACGGAGGGCAACGAGGTGAAGGGCATAGTCACAGTAGACGACCTATCCCTAAGGCCTATAGAGGAGAGCCTTAGAGGGGAGAGGCTAATATTCTTCACGAAAGCCGGCGTTTTGAAAAAGGTGACGTCGGGCCTATCTAGGATCCGCTACGCTAAAGCCGGCACGTTGACAGCCTCCGACGTCATGAAACTCGTCGAGCTTAAGACGGGGCCGGAGGCCGAGGTGGTGGAGGTTGTCGACAAGCTATTGGAACACGGCATAGTCCCCGTATTTGACGACCAGGGTAGACTGGTAGGGGTCCTTAACAAGATGGACGTGGTCAAGGAGCTGGCCAGGGTATACATCACCTACGCCGCCCCGGAGAAGATCCCCGAAGTCGAGGAGGCGAAGCAACTGGCTAGGTAA
- a CDS encoding CDC48 family AAA ATPase, protein MSEVILKVAEAKSRDVGRSIVRIPVRIMKKLGIEPGDYVEIFGRKSAYAQVWPAYPEDEDKDVIRMDGIIRQNAGVGIGDTVKVKKAVLKSAQRVVLAPTEPVRVDPEYLKKQVLLGKPVARGQAIDVPFYGGAIRFVVVQVQPGPAAYVSIDTEVAVREEPVKEAELTIPRVTWEDIGDLEDAKQKIRELVELPLRHPELFKHLGIEPPKGILLIGPPGTGKTLLAKAVANEANAYFVAINGPEIMSKYYGESEARLREIFEEAKKNAPAIIFIDEIDAIAPKREEVTGEVEKRVVAQLLTLMDGLQERGQVVVIGATNRPDAVDPALRRPGRFDREIHIPMPDKRARREILAVHTRNMPLCTKADVENKICAQGEEVDLDKIAEMTHGYTGADLAALAKEAAMAALRKAMNRGMINVELDVIPQEVLNKLKVGMSDFQEAMKYVHPTVLREVIIEVPEVRWDDIGGYETIKQELREIVEWPMKYKHYFDELGVEPPKGILLFGPPGVGKTLFAKAVATESGANFIAVRGPELLSKWVGESEKAIREVFKRARMAAPCVIFFDEIDSIAPARGSRLGDSGVTDRMVNQLLAEMDGIGTLKNVVVMAATNRPDILDPALLRPGRFDRVIYVPPPDLKARVEILKVHTKRIKLGDDVNLEELAKRTEGYTGADLAAVVREAAMLALRETIKERSVKAKPVSAKHFEEALKRIPPSLTPEDIRRYEEMAKRVRRAIAGL, encoded by the coding sequence ATGTCTGAGGTCATTCTCAAGGTGGCTGAGGCTAAGTCGCGCGACGTGGGTAGAAGCATCGTCAGAATCCCCGTCCGCATAATGAAGAAGCTCGGCATAGAGCCAGGAGACTACGTGGAGATTTTCGGTAGGAAGTCCGCCTACGCCCAGGTGTGGCCGGCGTATCCGGAGGACGAGGATAAGGACGTCATTAGGATGGACGGCATCATTAGGCAGAACGCGGGCGTCGGCATAGGAGACACCGTGAAGGTTAAGAAGGCCGTCTTGAAATCGGCGCAGAGGGTTGTCTTGGCGCCCACGGAGCCCGTCAGAGTAGACCCGGAGTATCTCAAGAAGCAGGTGCTCCTCGGCAAACCGGTGGCCAGGGGACAGGCCATAGACGTGCCCTTCTACGGCGGCGCCATCAGATTCGTCGTGGTGCAGGTGCAGCCCGGCCCGGCGGCCTACGTCTCCATAGACACAGAGGTGGCGGTGCGGGAGGAGCCTGTGAAGGAGGCCGAGCTGACGATCCCTAGGGTCACCTGGGAGGATATTGGTGATTTGGAGGATGCTAAGCAGAAGATTCGTGAGCTTGTGGAGCTTCCTCTTAGGCATCCTGAGTTGTTTAAGCATTTGGGTATTGAGCCTCCGAAGGGTATCCTCTTGATTGGCCCTCCGGGCACTGGCAAGACCCTCCTCGCCAAGGCTGTGGCTAACGAGGCTAACGCCTACTTCGTCGCCATAAACGGCCCCGAGATCATGTCTAAGTACTACGGCGAGTCAGAGGCGCGGCTTAGGGAGATCTTCGAAGAGGCGAAGAAGAACGCCCCCGCCATAATCTTCATAGACGAGATAGACGCCATAGCCCCCAAACGCGAGGAGGTCACGGGGGAGGTGGAGAAGCGGGTGGTGGCCCAGCTACTAACCCTAATGGACGGGCTACAAGAGAGAGGACAGGTAGTGGTAATAGGAGCAACCAACCGCCCAGACGCAGTAGACCCAGCGTTGAGAAGACCAGGAAGATTCGACAGAGAGATCCACATACCCATGCCGGACAAGAGAGCCAGACGCGAGATTCTGGCAGTACACACGCGCAACATGCCTCTTTGTACAAAAGCCGACGTGGAGAACAAAATCTGTGCACAGGGGGAGGAGGTGGATCTAGACAAAATCGCTGAGATGACCCACGGCTACACCGGCGCGGATCTCGCGGCGCTTGCAAAAGAGGCCGCCATGGCGGCGTTAAGAAAGGCCATGAACAGGGGGATGATAAACGTTGAGCTAGACGTCATTCCACAAGAGGTTTTGAACAAACTGAAGGTCGGGATGTCCGACTTCCAAGAGGCTATGAAGTACGTCCACCCCACCGTGTTGAGGGAGGTCATCATCGAGGTGCCCGAGGTGCGTTGGGACGACATCGGGGGGTACGAAACCATAAAACAAGAGCTGAGGGAGATAGTGGAGTGGCCTATGAAGTATAAACACTACTTCGACGAGCTTGGCGTTGAGCCTCCTAAGGGCATACTGCTCTTTGGGCCGCCCGGCGTTGGGAAGACGTTGTTTGCGAAGGCGGTGGCCACCGAGTCCGGCGCCAACTTCATCGCAGTAAGGGGGCCCGAGCTCCTCTCCAAGTGGGTTGGCGAATCTGAGAAGGCCATACGCGAGGTCTTCAAGCGGGCGCGAATGGCGGCCCCCTGCGTTATTTTCTTCGACGAGATAGACTCGATAGCGCCTGCAAGAGGGTCCCGGCTGGGCGACTCGGGGGTTACGGACAGGATGGTAAACCAGCTACTCGCGGAGATGGACGGAATCGGGACGCTCAAAAACGTGGTTGTCATGGCCGCCACAAACAGGCCGGATATACTGGACCCGGCGTTGCTGAGGCCCGGCCGCTTCGACAGAGTCATCTACGTCCCTCCGCCCGACCTAAAGGCGAGAGTTGAGATACTCAAGGTACACACCAAGAGGATAAAGCTGGGGGACGACGTAAACCTAGAGGAGCTGGCGAAGAGGACAGAGGGCTACACCGGCGCAGACCTCGCCGCAGTCGTGAGGGAGGCGGCAATGCTAGCGCTGAGAGAGACAATTAAGGAGAGGTCTGTAAAGGCTAAGCCGGTTTCTGCCAAGCACTTCGAGGAAGCTCTAAAGAGGATACCGCCGTCGCTTACCCCAGAGGACATAAGGCGCTACGAGGAGATGGCCAAGAGGGTAAGACGGGCTATAGCCGGGCTTTAG
- the hsp20 gene encoding archaeal heat shock protein Hsp20 — protein MSIFDEFERFMRRWQKFFEEVERQIEEDFRRLSAGGPGRPRYYYYGFEITMGPDGRPVVREFGNVRRKPDVERIEVVDEIDPLTDVVEENDKIKVVVDMPGVEKEDIKLYVSEDGRTLTIDARGKERKYHKEIRLPAAVDPNKAKATYKNGVLSIELEKVEKKKRGFEIKVD, from the coding sequence ATGTCCATATTCGACGAGTTCGAGAGGTTCATGAGAAGGTGGCAGAAGTTCTTCGAGGAGGTGGAGCGCCAGATCGAGGAGGATTTCAGAAGGCTGTCGGCGGGCGGGCCCGGGAGACCTCGCTACTACTACTACGGCTTTGAAATAACCATGGGCCCAGACGGCCGGCCGGTGGTGAGGGAGTTCGGCAACGTGAGGAGGAAGCCGGATGTGGAGAGGATCGAGGTAGTCGACGAGATAGATCCGCTCACCGACGTCGTCGAGGAGAACGACAAGATTAAGGTGGTTGTGGACATGCCCGGCGTCGAGAAGGAGGATATAAAGCTCTACGTGAGCGAAGACGGGAGAACGTTGACGATAGACGCCAGGGGCAAGGAGAGGAAGTACCACAAGGAAATTAGGCTACCGGCCGCCGTGGATCCAAACAAGGCCAAGGCTACGTATAAAAACGGCGTGCTCTCCATAGAGCTGGAGAAGGTAGAGAAGAAAAAAAGGGGATTTGAGATAAAGGTCGACTAG
- a CDS encoding DUF2258 domain-containing protein translates to MASWRLEENIQRDMEKAQEAVELYGGHVLKAPNRYEIRTGVVVAARFADKLRRTAFAVFGGVVPREEIVRATSELNRKIYEKLISMGVGKLDIVRITVEASVEGGRLVFGEPKIEWFIPHTALEKKLEECEKKMGEVRQKIEALLRELP, encoded by the coding sequence ATGGCAAGTTGGAGGCTTGAGGAGAACATACAGCGCGATATGGAGAAGGCCCAGGAGGCTGTCGAGCTCTACGGCGGCCACGTCCTCAAGGCCCCCAACAGGTACGAGATTAGAACCGGCGTGGTCGTGGCGGCCAGATTCGCCGATAAGCTGAGGCGTACTGCCTTCGCAGTATTCGGCGGGGTGGTGCCGCGGGAGGAGATAGTGAGAGCCACCTCGGAGCTCAACAGGAAGATCTACGAGAAGCTCATCTCGATGGGCGTCGGCAAGCTGGACATAGTGAGGATAACCGTAGAAGCGTCCGTGGAGGGCGGAAGGCTGGTTTTCGGCGAGCCCAAGATAGAGTGGTTCATCCCCCACACCGCGCTCGAGAAGAAACTAGAGGAGTGCGAGAAAAAAATGGGCGAGGTTAGGCAGAAGATAGAGGCGCTACTGAGGGAACTGCCCTAG
- a CDS encoding SPOUT family RNA methylase, with the protein MDLVIKTRRGLERAAASVVKELLGPGAEVEAAPHGYLGIVVAKGLGPDKWKAAELIAEKAPEADRILVVEALVKAELPEIEKAAVEVAKRYIKAGDTFAIRTTRRGVHGFTSVDVNVRVGAAVKEATGAEVDLEEPTKPLYIEIFQDVAAVCVPATREYRKLRRDKPLPLAVFRKMAVGQFVYEGDEEAVRKMGERIGRAAQTFEVGELAVLLHKPVSGRTLRIFLEAVEEGIESRYQIQAKSYGRPVRRVPLYVHELYQYVRDRHGEPIVVTDPKGDYITHVKDKLADLFREDRVNVLVGSREGVPPGVYRFAALVVDLVPEVTIATDFVIPSLAIAIASALEEAGALPRYVGKRGRAGQKDK; encoded by the coding sequence GTGGACCTTGTGATAAAGACCAGAAGGGGCCTAGAGAGGGCGGCGGCCTCCGTGGTTAAAGAGCTGTTGGGCCCCGGGGCGGAGGTGGAGGCAGCGCCCCATGGATATTTAGGGATAGTCGTAGCGAAGGGCTTGGGCCCGGACAAGTGGAAAGCCGCCGAGTTGATAGCCGAGAAGGCTCCCGAGGCGGACAGAATCCTCGTGGTAGAGGCGCTGGTCAAGGCGGAGCTCCCCGAGATAGAGAAGGCTGCGGTGGAGGTGGCCAAGCGGTATATAAAAGCCGGCGACACGTTTGCGATACGCACCACGAGGAGGGGGGTCCACGGCTTCACCTCGGTGGACGTCAACGTGAGGGTGGGGGCGGCAGTTAAGGAGGCCACCGGGGCCGAGGTCGACCTGGAGGAGCCCACGAAGCCTTTGTATATAGAGATCTTCCAAGACGTCGCGGCTGTATGTGTACCGGCCACCCGGGAGTACAGAAAACTTAGGCGAGATAAGCCGCTCCCCCTGGCCGTTTTTAGGAAGATGGCGGTGGGCCAGTTCGTCTACGAGGGCGACGAGGAGGCCGTGAGGAAGATGGGCGAGAGAATCGGCAGGGCGGCACAGACCTTCGAAGTCGGCGAGCTAGCCGTCCTCCTTCACAAGCCCGTGTCTGGGAGAACTCTGAGGATCTTCCTGGAGGCGGTGGAGGAGGGCATAGAGAGTAGATATCAGATACAGGCGAAGAGCTACGGCAGGCCGGTGAGGAGGGTTCCGCTCTACGTCCACGAACTGTATCAATACGTGAGAGATAGACATGGCGAGCCCATCGTGGTCACAGACCCGAAGGGCGACTACATCACCCACGTCAAGGACAAGCTAGCGGATCTGTTCAGAGAAGACCGGGTAAACGTGTTGGTGGGGTCCAGGGAGGGGGTGCCGCCCGGCGTCTACCGCTTCGCCGCCCTGGTGGTGGACCTGGTCCCCGAGGTGACGATAGCCACAGACTTCGTCATACCCTCCCTGGCCATAGCCATAGCAAGCGCGTTGGAGGAGGCGGGGGCTCTCCCCAGATATGTGGGAAAGAGGGGGAGGGCTGGGCAAAAAGATAAATAG
- a CDS encoding 30S ribosomal protein S11, with protein MSAEQQPQKLRWGIAWIYSSSNNTIITITDLTGAETVARVSGGMVVRADKDKPSPWAAMQAAYKAAQLALARGINAVHIKVRGPGGYGMKVPGPGASAAIRALARSGLVIGRIEDVTPIPHDIIRPPSGRKGRRV; from the coding sequence ATGTCTGCGGAACAGCAGCCGCAGAAGCTGAGGTGGGGGATCGCCTGGATATACTCCTCCTCAAACAACACGATAATAACCATCACAGACCTAACAGGCGCAGAAACCGTGGCCCGCGTAAGCGGCGGCATGGTGGTACGCGCAGATAAGGACAAGCCCTCTCCCTGGGCCGCCATGCAGGCGGCGTATAAGGCCGCTCAGCTGGCTCTCGCAAGGGGGATAAACGCCGTTCACATAAAGGTAAGGGGGCCAGGGGGCTACGGCATGAAGGTGCCCGGCCCCGGCGCTTCGGCCGCGATAAGAGCGCTCGCCCGCTCGGGCTTGGTGATAGGGAGGATAGAGGACGTTACGCCGATACCCCACGACATCATTAGGCCGCCCAGCGGGCGCAAGGGCAGAAGAGTCTAA
- the amrS gene encoding AmmeMemoRadiSam system radical SAM enzyme produces MEAVLSRRLPDGRIECLACARRCKLREGQTGFCGVRTVRGGALRLDVYGLISAIAVDPIEKKPLTHFYPGALVLSFSTFGCNWACQYCQNYELSQRRRAEGFEVTPELLVKIAESYGAHGITYTYNEPTIFIEFAHDVGVLARARGLFNTFVTNGYMTPEAVRYASEFLDAATVDFKGNADEKFLRRYVYVQDAEPIFETLSELKKYGIWVEVTDLVVPQIGDDLEKARRLVRRVIDILGPDVPMHFLRFHPDYNLRHLPPTPVETLEKHVEVAREEGARFAYVGNVPGHKYEHTYCPECGRVVIRRRGFDILEINLEERGGEYRCRFCGAKIPIRGRVAPTWRDELRFIHVPIHAYARWVKR; encoded by the coding sequence GTGGAGGCTGTTCTCAGCAGGAGGCTTCCCGACGGCCGCATAGAGTGCCTCGCCTGCGCCAGGAGGTGTAAGCTGAGGGAGGGCCAGACGGGGTTCTGCGGAGTTAGGACAGTGAGGGGAGGAGCTCTGAGGCTGGACGTCTACGGCTTGATCTCGGCCATCGCGGTGGATCCAATAGAGAAGAAGCCTCTGACGCACTTCTATCCAGGGGCTCTGGTCCTATCCTTCTCCACCTTCGGTTGCAACTGGGCGTGTCAGTACTGCCAGAACTACGAACTGAGCCAGAGGAGGAGGGCCGAGGGGTTCGAGGTGACGCCCGAACTTCTCGTGAAAATAGCGGAGAGCTACGGCGCCCACGGCATAACCTACACCTACAACGAGCCTACCATATTCATCGAGTTCGCACACGACGTGGGGGTGTTGGCCCGCGCCAGAGGCCTCTTCAACACCTTTGTAACCAATGGGTACATGACGCCCGAGGCCGTGAGATACGCTAGCGAGTTCCTAGACGCAGCAACGGTGGACTTCAAGGGCAACGCCGACGAGAAATTCCTCCGGAGGTACGTATATGTACAAGACGCAGAGCCCATCTTCGAGACGCTTTCAGAGTTGAAGAAATACGGCATATGGGTGGAGGTGACAGACCTCGTGGTGCCCCAGATAGGAGACGACCTAGAGAAAGCGAGGAGGTTGGTTAGGCGGGTGATCGACATACTTGGGCCCGACGTGCCGATGCACTTCCTCCGCTTCCACCCGGATTACAACCTACGCCACCTCCCCCCCACCCCAGTCGAAACGCTGGAGAAACACGTGGAGGTGGCTAGGGAGGAGGGGGCCAGATTTGCCTACGTGGGAAACGTGCCGGGCCACAAATACGAACACACGTACTGCCCTGAGTGCGGCCGCGTCGTAATAAGGAGGAGAGGCTTCGACATACTGGAGATAAACCTGGAGGAGAGGGGAGGGGAGTACAGGTGTAGGTTCTGCGGGGCCAAGATACCAATCAGGGGCAGAGTGGCGCCGACTTGGCGCGACGAACTCAGATTTATCCACGTTCCCATACACGCCTACGCTAGGTGGGTCAAGAGGTGA
- a CDS encoding DUF47 domain-containing protein, producing MKRLKALFSSGLEEVRESLRSHIRLSFESLKLLQDVVATRNLDRSVVDEALRKATALEREGDEVIRELVDKVTQGAVVPTITNIILILLDSVDNVLDLIYFAIKEVKRGYHLWAKDQIYSIVSSEIKEMLDLTKSMMEYLNTMLDVEKPEELRRYARLISSLEEEIDEIKENILDKIYGLELDAVEFNHLVSLVYTADKIADSIQDAAYNLTTALASV from the coding sequence GTGAAGAGGCTCAAAGCCCTGTTCTCAAGCGGCTTGGAGGAGGTCAGGGAGAGCCTCAGGTCCCATATAAGGCTGTCGTTTGAATCGCTTAAGTTATTGCAAGACGTCGTGGCGACCAGGAACCTCGATAGAAGCGTGGTCGACGAGGCGCTGAGGAAGGCCACCGCCTTGGAAAGAGAGGGAGACGAGGTGATCAGAGAGCTTGTGGACAAGGTGACACAAGGCGCCGTAGTTCCCACCATCACGAACATAATCCTCATCCTTCTAGACAGCGTAGACAACGTCCTGGACTTGATATACTTTGCCATTAAGGAGGTGAAACGCGGCTACCACCTCTGGGCCAAGGACCAGATATACTCCATAGTGTCCTCCGAGATAAAGGAGATGCTGGATTTGACGAAGTCCATGATGGAGTACCTCAACACCATGTTAGACGTGGAGAAGCCCGAGGAGCTCCGGCGCTACGCCCGCCTAATAAGCTCCCTGGAGGAGGAGATAGACGAGATAAAGGAAAACATCCTGGACAAGATATACGGCTTGGAGCTGGACGCGGTGGAGTTCAACCACCTGGTCTCCCTGGTATACACAGCCGACAAGATAGCAGACAGCATACAAGACGCCGCCTACAACCTCACCACGGCGCTGGCCTCCGTCTAA